The Saccharomyces eubayanus strain FM1318 chromosome IV, whole genome shotgun sequence genome contains the following window.
ACCAGACAGAGTAACGGCCACCGACCCAACTGTCGAAACCGAACATATTCTTAGTGTCAATACCGAATTTGGCAACTTCACTTTCGTTGGTGGACAAAGCGGCGAAATGCTTGGCAATGTGAGATGGTTCGTTACCAGTCTTTGACAAAAACCAGTTCTTAGCGGTGTTAGCGTTGGTGATTGTTTCAGCGGTGGTGAAAGTCTTGGAGGCGATCAAAAACAAGGTGGTTTCTGGGTCGACAACCTTCAAAGTTTCAGCAATGTGAGTACCGTCAATGTTGGAAACAAAGTGGACGTCCAAGACACCAGCGTAGTGCTTCAAAGCTTCAGTGACCATGACTGGACCTAAATCGGAACCACCGATACCGATGTTAACAACGTCGGTGATCTTCTTACCAGTGTAACCCTTCCAAGCACCAGAGCGGACTTGTTCAGAAAACTCCTTCATGTGTTGCAAGACGGAGTCGACTTCTGGGGCGACGTTGACACCGTCAACGTACATTGGCTTGTTGGCTCTGTTTCTCAAAGCAACGTGGTAGACGGCACGGTCTTCGGTGGAGTTGATGTGTTCACCCTTGAACATAGCGTCTCTCAAACCGGTGACGTTGGCTTCCTTAGCCAATTCAATCAAGGCAGCGATGATTTCATCGTTCACCAAGTTCTTGGAGAAGTCGAACAAGATCTTAGAACCGTCGTAGTTGGTGAAAGTCTTGTTTAGTTTTTCGAAACGCTTGGCATCCTTTTGGAATTCTTGCTTGACAGACAAAGTCTTACCTTGGGATTCGTAaattttttgcaatttaGACCAAGCTGATAATTCAGTGGCCAATTTGAAGTTAGTGAAGGAGTTACTGGACATTTTTAGGCTAATACTTTGCTTTTCAATCAGTTTCACAAGATTgtaggaagaaaaagaataagatAATAGGAGTTGatataaataaaagaaaattaaaaattaaCAAGATACAATAAAATTCAAGAACACGAGGGCAGAACCATTATAAGATAGGagaacaataaaaaatacaaaaccaaaggaaggagaaaaaaaaccacaCTTAAAACCAGCTTCTACAATAAAAACCACTCACTTTAACAGTTGTAGAATAGAATGTCAAAAGGTATATATAGACAGGAGCCTCCAATAAAGAGTGCGATTGGTGATGACTATCAACAAACCGCTTCTGACTTCGTATAATTTCCAGGGTGCGCGCATGGCTTCCTCAAAAGAGCGTCGCACCCACACACTACACCACCAATGATGTCACCAATTCGGTCTGTTGATTCCTTTGTTCTCTTGTCCTGCTACTGTACCTAATCACTGTCCACACGAAACATCTTCAGTGAAGTGACTAAGGGAATCAAGGGTAGGAAgattgcatttttttttccagccACTCTAACTTGTCCCATCTGTCAAACTTCCAATTACTTATATAATCGTTCGGTAATCAGAAGGCACACTATGCTACTAAAATGATAATGGACATATGTACATACATGGTTTACCACTACACAACGTTTAGCTGTAGATAATAAAAGCTAGCAACTCTCTTAGTGCTTGCGGTACCCTCAAgccagaagaagagagGGTTCTTGAAGTCGTGTGTTATGCAATACTGCTCCTAAGTGTGCCAACAAAAGCAATCGTTCTTGACTTCCTGTAATTCTCCCAGGCAAGGGCCGGCATGGCTTCCTCTAAAAAAATTCGCCACCCACACCCCCACGATCACTGGTCGAGTCTCTTGATGGTATCGACAATCTGACCCACGTATTTCTCGCCGTCGAACGCTACTTCCGGGTCATCAATCGCCTGTTCCGGTTCGCGTTTGGGGCCCTTGGCGGAAGTACCACGCTGGCCCTTCTCAGGGGGGGCTGCCATCCTCGTGGAGAGGTCGGGCTTGGCGTGTTTTAGCCGCtcatttctttctctcATTACTCGCAGCAGCTGAGCGTGCGAGCGTCGCATCTGCGTAAGTCTGTTCTCGAAATCCTGCGGGAATCCGTCGTTGATGATAGGCTCTTTAGCCATGTTCTTCACATCATCTAGGGTGTCGATCTCAGACCAAGATACATCCTGCGTCTCAGTGGGTACTAGGTTAGAGTGCATTGTGATTCTGCTGCCGTTGACGCTTCTTTCGTACGCGGTGTTGCTCCTGGTGGTGGTGCCGGCGGCCGGTGAGTTGCTCGTCGGCGGCGTGTTTAGCTTCTTGGAAGCCTCCGGGGCCGGCAACGGGCCGTTGGCGGCAGCGGCGGCGGTAGCAACGGTGGAGTCTGGAGAtcctttgatttttcttttgccgGGCTTGAATTCCAGCTTTGCCGGCTGGGCGCTCGGTTCCCGGCTGTTGAATTTGCTTTCATAGCCCGGATCCATGTCGCTCACCTTCACCCGAATCGGTGGAACCTGCTTGTCCTCCATGCTGGTCTGCCCTTGTCTTGCGCTGGCTCCTGTACCATGCGGTCAGGGACTAAATGGAGAGCTTCTTATACCAGCGCATCTGTCTTATttgtccttttttttcgttttctggTTTCCTTCGGGGCCgattgtgaaaaaaagcagGAGAAAAAAGCCTGCAATAAATAACCGCCGAAGAGGAAAGATACAATGTTAAAAAAGCATCTAATAGTTACATGATGAACCAGTATATACATTTTACATATTACAGacatcctttttttttcttctttttttttttttttttttttccctcttTTAGTATTGATTATGGTCTGAAGGCGCCCCCCGCAAGAGCCAAATTGCTTCTGCTGAATTTGACTTTGAAAACGGGTGTTTTCTTGGTGTAGAACGATGCCACTAAATCGCTGGTGGGGATGACCGTCCTTCTGCGTCCGTATTCCTTTATATCCTGGTTTATTGACGCGGTAACGTCGCCTAAGTACCCGATGAATGGCTCATCTGGCTCGGCGCTTGGCTCGGTAGTggcttttttcaaatcccATACACGGACCGAATGATCGGCACCTCCACTGATCAGTACGTTTCCCTCTTTGCTGTAAGACAGAGAATATATGGCGTTCTTACCGTGTCCACGCATTTGCTTCAGCCTTTTACCTGTGCCAATGTCCCATATGTTTATAATACCATCTTCGCTACCCGTAGATAGCCACCTGCCATCCGGAGAAACGGCGATACAGATGACAGGTGCAGTATGGCCCAAAAATAATCTGACCGAGTCACCCGTGGAGACGTCCCACATTCTACACGTCTTGTCACTGGACCCGGTAAATACATAACAACCATTTGGATGGAATGACACACAGTCAACATCATTTAAATGTCCAGCAAATATTCTTAATGGGTATATGTGATCACATGACCATAGCCGTGCGGTTTGGTCGTGCGACGCAGTGGCGAAATAGTGGCCCAACGGAGAGAAGTTAACGTCCCAAACGGGATGATTGTGGCCTTTGTAACTTACTAATGCAGTGTGTGTGTCCATGGACCATAGCCTGACGGTTTTGTCTTCGGAACCTGAAAGCAAGTATTTATTATCGGGACTGAAACTCGTGGCATACACTGTCCCGCTATGCCCGACTAGGGTTTTACAAGTTGGATCATCAGTATCCCTGTGTTcgctattgttattgttcGGCATGATGTTAGGATTGTTTAAAGATGAACCATCAAGTGACCAGATCTTGATGTAACTGTCTTGGAACCCGGCGGCTGCTATTCTACAATCATCACTGAAATCTAAACATGACATGTCCTTATTTGTATTTTGAAAGGTGTACATGCATACACTGGGCAATGCCAATTGCAGATTATCTAATTTGATAGCGTCACGGGATTCTTTGACCTTTTGGATCTCCAGTTTTAAATCTAATGCCGTCTTTGGAGGCAGAGGTAATATATCTCTTGCAGGAGAATATAAATTGCTGTCTGTTTTCTTATCGTCCACTTTCAACtcaatttccttcttctcctcGTCTTTGGCGGTTTTCTCTTTAACTTTATCTTTATCCTCTTCGCCAGCGTATTCTTCAAATCCTTCGTTATTCATGGCTTTATATTCTTGCAATAAAGTCCTACTGTTTGCCTCGGAATTATTTTCATCCGAggtttgttgattttgttgtttctcTTGATCATCCTTAATCTTCAATTCTGTTTCGATTTCTTTTACgaattcttcatctttggGGAAAGGTCCCAGCTTGACAGGAACAGAATTCATTTCTAGGTTTTGTTTCCCATTCCCGTTTTCACCATCACTGAGAACTTTTATACCGTCGGCCAACTTTTCCCTTGCAGTTACAGATTCCACGATATTCGGGTCCAGATGTTGATTTATGACACTGATTATTAATGACCCTCCTACACTCTCGTTTTCATTTAGAAAATACAAGAGAAGATTTAAGGTGGTTTTAGACATGGTGATTCTATACCTATGGGATTGGAACGCGCTAGCCACTTCATTTTCCTCGATGTGATCTATAGAATTAACACTAAAGAGTCTGTTGATTTCTGAACCATGGAAATCCTTAAAGTCTGGAGAAAATCTGTCAAAAAAACGACGGGCATACACGGGATTCTTTGCCACTAAATttaagaataaataaatgaatattgGATACATGATGTAGCTCAGTTCCGGCTTGTAAATTTCCAAAGATGAATCCACCcagtttttcaacattgAGTATGCCCTTATGTAGTTCTCGGGCGCATTGAACCCTTCCAGCCGTTCATTGGAGACGATCCCACCTTCTGCATCTCTCTTGGATGATAAACTTGTTGGATTACTTATGGGCTTGGCAGTCTTTCCCGGGTTTGGAGGGGCTACCGATTGTTCAGGAAATTTCCCCGTTTTAGTGTTTGCTGGCTTGTTCTGAGGTGTTAACGTACGTCCACTCTCGGCTCTCAGCATTGCCTCTGTGCGGTGGTATCcctttttattcaaatattCCAAAACAATTCTATTTAAGTCGGAGGCAGAAAACGGGCCATTGGATTTCCCCTGCTGCTGGGACTGGCCTTGGCTCTGCTGTTGT
Protein-coding sequences here:
- the PGI1 gene encoding glucose-6-phosphate isomerase produces the protein MSSNSFTNFKLATELSAWSKLQKIYESQGKTLSVKQEFQKDAKRFEKLNKTFTNYDGSKILFDFSKNLVNDEIIAALIELAKEANVTGLRDAMFKGEHINSTEDRAVYHVALRNRANKPMYVDGVNVAPEVDSVLQHMKEFSEQVRSGAWKGYTGKKITDVVNIGIGGSDLGPVMVTEALKHYAGVLDVHFVSNIDGTHIAETLKVVDPETTLFLIASKTFTTAETITNANTAKNWFLSKTGNEPSHIAKHFAALSTNESEVAKFGIDTKNMFGFDSWVGGRYSVWSAIGLSVALYIGYDNFEAFLKGAEAVDNHFTETPLEDNIPLLGGLLSVWYNNFFGAQTHLVAPFDQYLHRFPAYLQQLSMESNGKSVTRGNVFTDYSTGSILFGEPATNAQHSFFQLVHQGTKLIPSDFLLAAQSHNPIENKLHQKMLASNFFAQAEALMVGKDEEEVKSEGATGGLVPHKVFSGNRPTTSILAQKITPATLGALIAYYEHVTFTEGAIWNINSFDQWGVELGKSLAKVIGKELDNSSGISTHDASTNGLINQFKEWM
- the TAF5 gene encoding chromatin modification protein yields the protein MSQKQGTNQNQNGAHQPQPAKNQRSNNAAGANSAQPPQQQSQGQSQQQGKSNGPFSASDLNRIVLEYLNKKGYHRTEAMLRAESGRTLTPQNKPANTKTGKFPEQSVAPPNPGKTAKPISNPTSLSSKRDAEGGIVSNERLEGFNAPENYIRAYSMLKNWVDSSLEIYKPELSYIMYPIFIYLFLNLVAKNPVYARRFFDRFSPDFKDFHGSEINRLFSVNSIDHIEENEVASAFQSHRYRITMSKTTLNLLLYFLNENESVGGSLIISVINQHLDPNIVESVTAREKLADGIKVLSDGENGNGKQNLEMNSVPVKLGPFPKDEEFVKEIETELKIKDDQEKQQNQQTSDENNSEANSRTLLQEYKAMNNEGFEEYAGEEDKDKVKEKTAKDEEKKEIELKVDDKKTDSNLYSPARDILPLPPKTALDLKLEIQKVKESRDAIKLDNLQLALPSVCMYTFQNTNKDMSCLDFSDDCRIAAAGFQDSYIKIWSLDGSSLNNPNIMPNNNNSEHRDTDDPTCKTLVGHSGTVYATSFSPDNKYLLSGSEDKTVRLWSMDTHTALVSYKGHNHPVWDVNFSPLGHYFATASHDQTARLWSCDHIYPLRIFAGHLNDVDCVSFHPNGCYVFTGSSDKTCRMWDVSTGDSVRLFLGHTAPVICIAVSPDGRWLSTGSEDGIINIWDIGTGKRLKQMRGHGKNAIYSLSYSKEGNVLISGGADHSVRVWDLKKATTEPSAEPDEPFIGYLGDVTASINQDIKEYGRRRTVIPTSDLVASFYTKKTPVFKVKFSRSNLALAGGAFRP